The sequence ACGCTCCGCTTAGAGAAGATGTAGACCCCGCCAGCAGAATTAAAAATTGTATCCGTAGTATAAACCTCAAAGGCATAGATCCCGAATTTGCCCTTAAATGTCGCGTCAGTTATTTTTCCCACGTTGTCCTCCTCTCTGTTCAATTTTATCATACTGAAAGCACAGCATTGAGTAACGGTTTCAGCTCTGTTGTTAAGGAAATTCAAGGGCAAGTTACAGTCCAATCAAACTGCCAAGTTGGATGTATATTTCCAGGGAAAGGTTCGTACTCATGAATTACATTGTTAATGTCAATATCGAATGGATCTTCTTGCTGCTGCGTTCCACCTTCAAAAAGTACAGATGAGTGTGCATCTGAGCTGGGCTGAGGCACCTCATCGCCGTACTGTTTTGATGTTTCTATCCAACAGAACATCGCGTCCTTCCCGTTGGTTATCGCTTCATCAATTGTCTCTCCATCAGAGATACACCCCGGCAAGTCAGGAAATTCAATTAGATAACCACCGCCTTCTTCAGGTGGCAGTATACTTATCTTAAACGGATACTCAAACTTTCTCATAATTTATCTCTCTAACTGATCAATTGCCTGCACAAGTTGTCGAATATATGCTGCTTTTATCGGGCGACGAGCGGGAATAGTCAGTCGTTCTCCCGAATCGTGGCGTAGTGTGACATGGCTACTGCCACCTCTCGGTCGGTTCATTGAAAATCCATATCGCTCTGCTAACGTCTCAATATGAGTAATCCGCCAGTCATCATGTGGATTATTTCTCATTCTTTCCAGCAATTTGTCTCGGCGCATGGAAATAGGACTCCGCCCAGCATTATCTTCCGTACCACTGTTGTTCGGCTGTACTATTCACGAAATAGAATTTTTTTCATTTTACCCGGTTGTGCCCAATTGCATTTACCCGCGCCGTTGAGCTGCCGTAATAGCGTCGGAATCTCAGGATCTTCAAGGGCACTCTTAATCCTTTGTGCGCTACCTTCAGACCAGCAAGGAATAAATGCATGCATCGATTGGTTGCCCTGCCAAACCCGTCCATCTATGCCACTTAACACAATTGGACGAAATTGTCTTTTTCCATACGCTTCCCATATTACTTTGAAAGGCGCGAACGAATAGGGACCGACACCGAACAATGCCCACCAATATCCTCTATCAATAGCCGATCGGAGGAGCGTTCCCCGTCGAGTTTGTAAGACTTCTTGCGCACTCTCAAGATAATCCTTTAAGGCGGTATGCTCTTGAATCTGATGCCACGACATCGGCTTTCCAGTTTGCTGATGATACGGTAGAAGTATCCACTTGCGGGGAGATGATGAAGCGTCTTGCTGCCAGATATCCTTTGTCGCGAGCGGATATAGAAACTCTTCAGGAAGATCCGAAGGCTTGTCCTGAAAAATAAAAATGCCATTGGCACCACATGTATTCACACCTTGTCGAGGCACTTGCGTCGGCGACAAGTTAATGTCAAGCCTTGGATCTGTTTTCAGTTGATTAAGGTGCCGAACGACCCGCCATGGGTCTGCCAAATCTTTAAGTGGTACCGCATTGTGTTCAGTCCATTTTCCGTGTGATTCTCTGAAATATGAAACTGGGAAAATCTGGCGCATATCGCACCGGAATTTGGCACAGCAGTATGACGTGTTAATGCCTTTAAACACCTGGGACGACGTGAATTCGTAGACCGTATCCACAGCAAAGTCACGTTGATTCGCGCTGTAGTTTCTAAAACCTCTATGCGCGCCATCACCGAAAAAGAGAGATAGAGGCAGATAGAAATACCCAACCCCACCCTTTTTGAGTAATCTACCAAGAACAATCTTTAAAACGAGTGCTGCTATATCAATACGGGAAGAGCCTAAGAGCAACTGCTGCTTGTCTGGCACCAGTTCCTCTGTGAGGAAAAAAGGCTTTACACGCGTTTTGTAATCCGATGGTAGATCTCCGAAATTCGCCCACGGTGGATTACCGACAAGAATGTCATACTTTCTCGCGTGCGATTCCATAATCACATCTTGGCAGAAGAATTGCGTCACTGGAAAGTCAATACCAAATTCTTGCTTAACCTTCTTTCTAAACCACGCCAGATGTGCAGCGTTCATTTCAATGAGCGTTAAGCGGGACAAGCGTTCTGGGGTGATAGGGATACCTTTGCCCCTTGCGATATGGAGCAGTGCAAGTACAAACGAGCCCCTCCCCGCAGTTGGATCACAGATATGTGCGCCATCAAGCCACGCCTCGAAGATGGCCCACCTGTTGATGAGCCATTCTGCCCACTTCAGTGGCGTAAAAACCTCTCCAATTCCAGTCGATTTATCCATGTAGGAGCGACCTTCACGTCGCGATTCTTTGTTGCCGAGACAATTCCCGAACCGCGACCTTCTGCTTAATTCGCCTTTCCATTATCAACTTATCGGGAAGTCTTTACCCGTGCCCAAGTTGTCGCCAATTTGCCTTCCGGTTCAACAGCGAAAGCCTCATCCCAACCATTCAACAATTGTGCAATCTCATCAGCCTCAAGGGCGCGACTGAGAATGACAATCTCGTCAATGCCACCGGTGAAAGACTCTGGTCCGAATTTAAGTTGCAAAGTCTGTCCTGCGGCGACCTTGCCACCCCATTCCGGCTTCCAATCTGCCTTACCGGAATCCAATGCCCCTTTTTTACTTTCGGGTTCACCATCAACGTACATCTCAACATTTTTACCGTCATAAGTTCCAGCAACATGGTGCCACTTTCCCTGTTCCAGTTCTGTTTTGCCGTAGAACCCGGGTGTAATTCCATTGGCTGTCCAAACTCTGAAGGAGAAGCCATCAGGAATTGGTTCACCACCGGACTGGTCCTCCAGCAGATAGGCAC comes from Candidatus Poribacteria bacterium and encodes:
- a CDS encoding type II toxin-antitoxin system HicB family antitoxin translates to MRKFEYPFKISILPPEEGGGYLIEFPDLPGCISDGETIDEAITNGKDAMFCWIETSKQYGDEVPQPSSDAHSSVLFEGGTQQQEDPFDIDINNVIHEYEPFPGNIHPTWQFDWTVTCP
- a CDS encoding type II toxin-antitoxin system HicA family toxin translates to MRRDKLLERMRNNPHDDWRITHIETLAERYGFSMNRPRGGSSHVTLRHDSGERLTIPARRPIKAAYIRQLVQAIDQLER
- a CDS encoding SAM-dependent DNA methyltransferase, producing MDKSTGIGEVFTPLKWAEWLINRWAIFEAWLDGAHICDPTAGRGSFVLALLHIARGKGIPITPERLSRLTLIEMNAAHLAWFRKKVKQEFGIDFPVTQFFCQDVIMESHARKYDILVGNPPWANFGDLPSDYKTRVKPFFLTEELVPDKQQLLLGSSRIDIAALVLKIVLGRLLKKGGVGYFYLPLSLFFGDGAHRGFRNYSANQRDFAVDTVYEFTSSQVFKGINTSYCCAKFRCDMRQIFPVSYFRESHGKWTEHNAVPLKDLADPWRVVRHLNQLKTDPRLDINLSPTQVPRQGVNTCGANGIFIFQDKPSDLPEEFLYPLATKDIWQQDASSSPRKWILLPYHQQTGKPMSWHQIQEHTALKDYLESAQEVLQTRRGTLLRSAIDRGYWWALFGVGPYSFAPFKVIWEAYGKRQFRPIVLSGIDGRVWQGNQSMHAFIPCWSEGSAQRIKSALEDPEIPTLLRQLNGAGKCNWAQPGKMKKILFRE
- a CDS encoding LamG domain-containing protein; protein product: MKLLSIGVALLLCFCAGSWALEEDDPAIVGVWLFEGDVKDSSGNDNDGKIVGNFKFENGKFGKAVVAGGGGSIDVQDSKSIQSVSDELTVAAWFRVDADSDTGVRKNGAYLLEDQSGGEPIPDGFSFRVWTANGITPGFYGKTELEQGKWHHVAGTYDGKNVEMYVDGEPESKKGALDSGKADWKPEWGGKVAAGQTLQLKFGPESFTGGIDEIVILSRALEADEIAQLLNGWDEAFAVEPEGKLATTWARVKTSR